A single Kryptolebias marmoratus isolate JLee-2015 linkage group LG7, ASM164957v2, whole genome shotgun sequence DNA region contains:
- the si:dkey-171c9.3 gene encoding uncharacterized protein si:dkey-171c9.3: MQTENSDPRLPENLGERGALNAEVLEEFAQSMAENMIQSFLKLEPKLTSSSKNLKMLAEELASAVMENALREVCIPGSVEDQIGGSESSGVKNDCEEAKNMSFVDKSGEDEDLVDTEMDQVKEIHTSRVAQSYHPPLSHSGLLVVGSLDYPDAPPTTPLIPELERSRHSFARQLKGGLAKVFLPSPPPPTPKDKEDKSNSDPQAELMEHLMHSLSPHELARDSLEAGALQGASAEAFAEDLSCDIINWVFNLNKRRQITDESNLKLLTNQLAETIITSSLDKAKTSL; encoded by the coding sequence ATGCAGACTGAAAATTCAGATCCAAGGTTGCCTGAAAACCTTGGTGAGAGAGGGGCCCTAAATGCTGAGGTTCTTGAAGAATTTGCGCAAAGTATGGCAGAGAACATGATCCAGTCCTTCCTAAAGTTGGAACCTAAGCTGACCTCTTCCAGTAAAAACCTGAAGATGTTAGCTGAGGAGTTAGCATCAGCAGTAATGGAAAATGCTCTGAGAGAAGTGTGTATTCCTGGAAGTGTTGAGGATCAAATAGGGGGTTCAGAAAGTTCTGGGGTAAAGAATGATTGTGAAGAGGCTAAAAATATGTCCTTTGTGGATAAATCTGGGGAAGATGAAGACTTGGTGGACACTGAGATGGATCAAGTTAAGGAAATACATACTTCCAGAGTTGCTCAATCCTACCATCCACCCCTGTCTCACTCAGGGCTTTTGGTTGTGGGATCCCTCGATTACCCAGATGCCCCTCCAACCACACCTCTCATCCCTGAGCTTGAGAGGAGCAGACATAGCTTTGCTCGACAACTCAAGGGAGGATTAGCAAAGGTCTTCCtgccctcccctcctcctccaaccCCAAAGGACAAAGAGGACAAGTCGAATAGTGACCCTCAGGCAGAACTGATGGAGCATCTAATGCATTCGCTCTCGCCACATGAGCTGGCAAGAGACAGTTTGGAAGCAGGTGCCCTGCAGGGAGCAAGTGCAGAGGCTTTTGCAGAAGATTTGTCATGTGATATTATAAACTGGgtgtttaatttgaataaaaggaGACAGATAACAGATGAAAGCAATCTTAAACTCCTTACCAACCAGCTGGCTGAAACCATCATCACCTCCTCCCTGGATAAAGCTAAAACTTCTCTCTAG